From a region of the Pseudocalidococcus azoricus BACA0444 genome:
- the cbiQ gene encoding cobalt ECF transporter T component CbiQ produces the protein MLLHIHSVLPIQAAVNSTPWQTLTPPGRILCAGLGVFAIALTPNGQWLTWLVYGLAVLGLVILSQINLGELGKRLVVELLFLNVIILGTLFRSGGDVVWSYGLIRITSQGLVIMGSVAAKMLLSLILLNILTLTTSVSDLIHGLARLKVPPLLIGVLGAMYRYLGLLISEFQATHRAAQARNLMTTPGTIRLVISHSIGSLFIRTYERGERIYQAMAARGSGIAHNFAVSPYDPTDSRPDCYALMVTVLIAVAGQVSHYL, from the coding sequence ATGCTCCTCCACATTCATTCGGTTTTACCAATCCAGGCCGCCGTAAATTCAACCCCCTGGCAAACCTTAACGCCTCCTGGTCGGATTTTATGTGCTGGATTGGGTGTATTTGCCATTGCCTTGACCCCCAATGGCCAATGGCTGACTTGGTTAGTGTACGGTTTGGCTGTCCTTGGCCTGGTGATCTTGAGCCAGATTAACCTGGGGGAGTTGGGGAAGCGGCTGGTGGTGGAGTTGTTATTTTTGAATGTGATTATCCTCGGGACGCTCTTTCGCAGTGGCGGGGATGTGGTTTGGAGTTATGGGCTAATTCGCATTACCAGCCAAGGCCTGGTGATTATGGGCAGTGTGGCCGCCAAGATGCTTTTATCCCTGATACTTTTGAATATTTTGACCCTGACAACTTCCGTCAGTGATTTAATCCACGGCCTGGCCCGCCTCAAGGTTCCCCCCTTGCTGATTGGAGTTTTAGGGGCGATGTATCGCTATCTGGGATTGCTAATTTCAGAATTTCAAGCGACCCATCGCGCCGCCCAGGCCCGGAACTTAATGACAACTCCTGGAACAATCCGTTTAGTAATCAGCCATAGCATTGGAAGTTTGTTTATTCGTACCTATGAACGGGGAGAACGGATTTACCAGGCCATGGCCGCCCGCGGGTCTGGAATAGCCCATAATTTTGCAGTTTCCCCCTATGATCCGACTGATTCCCGCCCAGATTGTTACGCCCTGATGGTCACAGTCCTGATTGCCGTTGCGGGGCAAGTATCTCATTATCTCTAG
- a CDS encoding DUF4351 domain-containing protein: MPLATLCQTTNAQQLLEIIATELQQIPTPTGRAQLMACCDVLAGLRFEKDLIHAIFREEVMQESVTYQDILQKGVTQGIQQGVQQGEVTVVLRLLQRRFGEVAPELLGKVRALSVTELEALADALLDFADLAAFPAWLG, from the coding sequence ATGCCCTTAGCAACCCTTTGTCAAACAACCAATGCCCAACAACTTCTGGAAATAATTGCCACTGAACTTCAGCAAATCCCCACTCCAACTGGGCGAGCACAACTGATGGCCTGCTGTGATGTCTTGGCTGGGCTACGATTTGAGAAAGACCTGATTCATGCCATCTTTCGGGAGGAGGTTATGCAGGAATCCGTCACATATCAGGATATTTTGCAAAAGGGAGTCACCCAAGGGATTCAACAGGGGGTACAGCAGGGAGAAGTAACGGTGGTCTTGCGTCTCCTCCAGCGTCGTTTTGGTGAGGTTGCCCCAGAGTTATTAGGAAAAGTCAGGGCCTTGTCTGTGACCGAATTGGAGGCCTTGGCTGATGCGTTGCTGGATTTTGCTGATCTTGCCGCCTTCCCGGCCTGGTTGGGGTAG
- a CDS encoding metallophosphoesterase family protein gives MVRFGIISDPHIALPETLPEPSRRFPLVEFSIPAFEVALADLTQLGIDFLLLPGDLTQHGEPENHRWLGERLQKLPFPTYVIPGNHDLPVPEPDGRSIGFAEFPLFYPQAGYVDPHQHYYCCYPAPGLRLIALNSNTFNDQGKQIGYLESAQWAWLEEILGNSVPEPTLTMVMIHHNVIPHLPDQAEHILSRRYILANAAPLRQLLKQHQVPLLITGHLHVQNIAYAEGLYEITTGSLASYPHPYRRVEIPQLDALEPEVKITTHYVQAVPTAPDLQAHSRQWLVNRSLGFMAWYLTLPPLSLDQVQADRLAPQLQEVWAQVSAGDARVELPDLPQPVRAYFENFSHVSPTGCPELRDNNTQFRLQARSLAASKVDPHGLR, from the coding sequence ATGGTGCGTTTTGGCATTATTAGTGATCCCCATATTGCCCTACCGGAAACCCTGCCCGAGCCGAGTCGCCGCTTTCCCCTCGTGGAATTTAGTATTCCGGCTTTTGAAGTTGCCTTGGCTGATTTAACCCAGTTAGGGATTGATTTTCTCCTATTACCCGGCGATCTAACCCAGCATGGAGAGCCAGAAAATCATCGCTGGTTGGGGGAGCGTCTCCAAAAACTCCCTTTCCCCACCTATGTCATCCCCGGAAATCATGATTTGCCCGTGCCGGAACCGGATGGTCGCTCCATTGGCTTTGCTGAGTTTCCCCTGTTTTATCCCCAGGCCGGCTATGTGGATCCCCATCAGCATTACTATTGTTGCTACCCGGCCCCAGGCTTACGCTTAATTGCCCTCAATTCCAACACTTTTAATGACCAGGGGAAGCAAATTGGCTATCTGGAGTCAGCACAATGGGCCTGGCTAGAGGAAATCTTAGGGAATTCTGTCCCGGAGCCGACCCTGACGATGGTGATGATCCACCACAATGTGATTCCCCATTTACCTGATCAGGCCGAGCATATCCTCAGTCGGCGTTATATTTTGGCCAATGCGGCTCCTTTGCGACAACTCCTGAAACAGCACCAAGTGCCTTTATTAATTACCGGACACCTCCATGTGCAGAATATTGCCTATGCCGAGGGATTGTATGAAATTACCACTGGTTCCCTAGCTAGTTATCCCCATCCCTATCGCCGCGTTGAAATCCCCCAGTTAGACGCTCTCGAACCGGAAGTCAAAATCACCACCCACTATGTCCAAGCCGTCCCCACGGCCCCAGATTTACAGGCCCATTCTCGCCAGTGGTTAGTTAATCGCAGCTTGGGGTTTATGGCCTGGTATTTGACATTGCCGCCCTTAAGTTTGGATCAAGTCCAGGCAGATCGTCTTGCCCCCCAACTGCAAGAGGTTTGGGCCCAGGTTTCGGCGGGGGATGCGAGAGTGGAACTACCGGACTTACCTCAACCTGTGCGGGCCTATTTTGAGAATTTTAGCCACGTCTCCCCGACAGGCTGCCCAGAACTCAGGGATAACAACACGCAGTTTCGCCTTCAGGCCCGCTCTCTTGCCGCCAGCAAGGTTGACCCCCATGGCCTCCGATAA
- a CDS encoding pseudouridine synthase, with protein sequence MPQHYLIFYKPYGVLSQFSPEPGASHPTLKEFIPIPDVYPVGRLDHDSEGLLLLTDDGRLQHFLSDPRYGHRRTYWVQVEGQPTAAQLQQLRQGGLKIQNYFTRPALVHHLPVSPDLPERDPPIRHRAKIPTAWLELTLREGRNRQVRRMTAAVGLPTLRLIRCQIENLSIAGLTPGQWRPLTKAECQQIRPKGR encoded by the coding sequence TTGCCCCAGCATTATCTAATTTTCTACAAACCCTATGGGGTGCTCAGCCAATTTAGCCCAGAACCAGGGGCTTCCCACCCCACCCTGAAGGAGTTTATTCCCATCCCGGATGTCTATCCAGTCGGGCGTTTAGATCACGATAGCGAAGGCTTGTTACTCCTGACCGATGATGGGCGATTGCAACACTTTCTCAGTGATCCCCGCTACGGGCACCGCCGCACCTATTGGGTCCAAGTTGAAGGGCAACCCACCGCGGCTCAACTGCAACAACTGCGCCAAGGGGGCTTAAAAATTCAAAATTATTTTACTCGTCCAGCCCTGGTTCACCATCTTCCAGTTTCTCCCGATTTACCAGAGCGTGATCCCCCGATTCGCCATCGAGCCAAAATTCCAACGGCCTGGCTAGAGTTAACCCTTAGAGAAGGTCGCAATCGCCAAGTCAGACGGATGACCGCAGCCGTGGGTTTGCCAACCTTGCGCTTAATCCGCTGCCAAATTGAGAACCTATCCATAGCGGGACTCACCCCAGGCCAATGGCGACCCTTAACCAAGGCTGAGTGCCAGCAAATTCGCCCCAAAGGACGGTAA
- the larE gene encoding ATP-dependent sacrificial sulfur transferase LarE: MTVSPTLKPKLNQLKTLFAEMGRALVAYSGGIDSSLVAKVAWDVLGTEALAVTAVSPSLLPEELVEAEDHALDIGITHKLVETQELARPGYAANPVNRCYFCKSELHDTLKPLAQALGYDYVVDGVNADDRQDYRPGIQAAKERGVRSPLAEVGISKLEVRQLAKELGLAWWDKPAQPCLSSRFPYGEEITLEKLQRVGRAEQYLRKLGWRELRVRSQATTARIELPPGQIKQFIAETDLEALVQAWQELGFTYVTLDLEGFRSGKLNQELPLAAQVS; this comes from the coding sequence ATGACCGTTTCCCCGACTCTTAAGCCTAAACTCAATCAACTGAAAACCCTGTTTGCGGAAATGGGCCGGGCCCTGGTTGCCTATTCCGGCGGGATTGATAGCTCTTTGGTGGCCAAGGTGGCCTGGGATGTTCTTGGAACCGAAGCCTTAGCGGTGACCGCAGTTTCCCCCTCCTTACTGCCGGAAGAATTAGTCGAAGCAGAAGATCATGCCTTAGACATTGGCATTACCCATAAATTAGTGGAAACCCAAGAATTAGCCCGGCCCGGCTATGCGGCTAATCCCGTCAATCGGTGCTATTTCTGCAAAAGTGAACTCCACGACACCTTAAAACCCTTGGCTCAAGCCCTTGGCTATGACTATGTGGTGGATGGGGTGAATGCCGATGACCGCCAAGATTATCGTCCGGGGATTCAGGCGGCCAAAGAACGGGGGGTGCGTTCGCCTTTGGCAGAAGTGGGAATTTCCAAGTTAGAGGTGCGGCAGTTAGCCAAAGAACTCGGCCTGGCCTGGTGGGATAAGCCGGCCCAACCCTGCTTAAGTTCCCGGTTTCCCTATGGCGAAGAAATTACCCTGGAAAAATTGCAACGGGTGGGGCGGGCCGAACAATACCTCCGCAAATTAGGCTGGCGAGAATTACGGGTGCGCTCCCAGGCCACCACGGCCCGCATTGAACTCCCCCCTGGACAAATTAAGCAATTTATTGCCGAAACAGATTTAGAAGCCCTCGTCCAGGCCTGGCAAGAATTGGGCTTTACCTATGTGACGTTGGACTTAGAAGGCTTTCGCAGCGGCAAATTGAACCAAGAATTACCCTTGGCAGCCCAGGTTTCTTAA
- the cbiM gene encoding cobalt transporter CbiM, whose product MFGLALPLPCPLAMHIPDGYLSWPVSLVNWVIALGLIAVSLRQVKESYQDRTVPLMGVVAAFIFAVQMINFPIPGGTSGHLLGGTLAGVLVGPWAGTLVMTVVFIVQSVFFQDGGLTVLGANIVNMGLIGTFGGYYVYLILRRMFGFQRWRGMAIGAAVAGWLSVVVAALVVALELALSGTVQLQVALVAMLGWHIVIGIGEAIITVMALSYIWKTRPDLFFDPPHRPKKALQYE is encoded by the coding sequence ATGTTTGGTTTAGCCTTGCCCCTCCCTTGCCCGTTGGCCATGCATATTCCCGATGGCTATCTCTCTTGGCCGGTGAGTTTAGTGAATTGGGTCATTGCCTTGGGCTTGATTGCAGTTTCACTGCGGCAGGTCAAGGAGAGCTACCAAGACCGGACTGTTCCCCTGATGGGAGTGGTGGCGGCGTTCATCTTTGCCGTTCAGATGATTAATTTTCCGATTCCCGGTGGCACCTCTGGGCATTTGCTGGGGGGGACCTTAGCGGGGGTACTGGTGGGCCCTTGGGCCGGGACATTGGTGATGACGGTGGTCTTTATTGTTCAAAGCGTGTTTTTCCAAGATGGGGGGCTGACGGTTTTGGGTGCCAACATTGTCAACATGGGCTTAATTGGTACCTTCGGTGGCTATTATGTGTATTTAATTTTACGGCGAATGTTTGGCTTCCAACGCTGGCGGGGGATGGCCATTGGGGCGGCGGTGGCGGGTTGGCTGAGTGTGGTGGTGGCGGCCTTAGTGGTGGCTTTGGAGCTGGCCCTATCGGGAACGGTGCAATTACAGGTGGCCCTGGTGGCGATGCTGGGGTGGCATATCGTGATTGGGATTGGAGAAGCCATTATTACGGTCATGGCCCTGAGCTACATCTGGAAAACTCGTCCGGATCTCTTCTTTGATCCCCCCCATCGCCCCAAAAAAGCCTTGCAGTATGAATAA
- a CDS encoding long-chain acyl-[acyl-carrier-protein] reductase produces the protein MFGLIGHLTSLDHAQSVARDLGYPEYADQGLEFWCMAPPQIVDEITVTSITGKTIQGKYVESCFLPEMLAQQRMKAATRKIINAMAHAQKHGIDITALGGFSSIIFENFNLEKMPQVRNVELDFSKFTTGNTHTAYVICRQVEQASAQLGIDLSQATVAVCGATGDIGSAVCRWLDSQLDVADLLLVARNSERLQSLQDELGRGKVLPLEEALPLADIVVWVASMPKGVEIQAETLKETCLMIDGGYPKNLGTKLQRPGVYVLNGGIVEHSLDIDWRIMSIVNMDVPSRQMFACFAEAMLLEFEGWHTNFSWGRNQITVEAMQKIGDVSQKHGFVPLLLGI, from the coding sequence ATGTTTGGACTTATTGGTCATCTCACCAGCCTCGATCATGCTCAATCTGTTGCCCGAGACTTAGGTTATCCCGAATATGCAGATCAAGGCCTGGAATTTTGGTGTATGGCCCCGCCCCAGATTGTGGATGAGATTACGGTGACCAGCATCACGGGCAAAACCATTCAGGGAAAATATGTCGAATCCTGCTTCTTGCCGGAAATGCTGGCCCAACAACGGATGAAAGCTGCAACCCGTAAAATTATTAACGCCATGGCCCACGCCCAAAAACATGGAATTGACATCACAGCCTTAGGGGGATTTTCCTCGATTATCTTTGAGAATTTCAACCTCGAGAAGATGCCTCAAGTTCGCAATGTTGAACTCGACTTCAGCAAATTCACCACAGGCAATACCCACACCGCCTATGTCATCTGCCGACAGGTTGAACAAGCCTCGGCCCAACTGGGTATTGACCTATCCCAGGCCACAGTGGCGGTTTGTGGGGCAACGGGGGATATCGGTAGTGCCGTCTGTCGCTGGTTAGATAGTCAGTTAGATGTGGCTGATCTGCTGTTAGTGGCCCGCAACTCCGAACGCCTTCAGTCCCTCCAAGATGAACTCGGTCGCGGCAAAGTCTTACCCCTAGAAGAAGCCTTACCCCTAGCCGATATTGTAGTCTGGGTCGCCAGTATGCCCAAGGGTGTAGAAATTCAAGCCGAGACCCTCAAGGAAACCTGTTTGATGATTGATGGTGGCTACCCGAAAAATCTAGGGACAAAACTCCAACGGCCTGGGGTCTATGTCCTTAATGGCGGCATCGTTGAGCACAGCTTAGATATTGATTGGCGCATTATGTCCATTGTGAATATGGATGTTCCATCCCGGCAGATGTTTGCCTGTTTTGCTGAAGCGATGCTCTTAGAATTTGAAGGTTGGCACACTAATTTTTCTTGGGGACGGAATCAAATTACGGTCGAGGCGATGCAGAAAATTGGTGACGTTTCTCAAAAACATGGATTCGTACCGCTGTTGTTAGGGATTTAG
- the rsmG gene encoding 16S rRNA (guanine(527)-N(7))-methyltransferase RsmG — MPFSDLPNAAEIWQNTLAWQPNEQQQQKFAAFYQAMLTANSQFNLTRITDAKDFWEKHLWDALSGIQPWLTDLALNPGALVVDIGSGAGVPGIPVALARPDWQVTLLEARRKKVSFLESLPQLLGLTNVNAVWSRAEDYHPQASFDFALVRAVGNIQQCLHFALPLVKPGGLVILYRGQFQASDNHDLEKELSHGQATLEQVLAWQTPLTGGTRHCLLIRRPGHAPRPH; from the coding sequence GTGCCGTTTTCTGATTTACCAAACGCTGCCGAGATTTGGCAAAATACCTTGGCCTGGCAACCGAATGAACAACAACAGCAAAAATTTGCCGCCTTTTACCAGGCCATGCTGACGGCCAACTCCCAATTCAACCTGACCCGCATCACCGATGCCAAGGACTTCTGGGAAAAACATCTTTGGGATGCCCTCAGTGGGATACAACCTTGGTTAACGGATCTGGCCCTAAATCCGGGCGCATTGGTGGTGGATATTGGCAGTGGGGCTGGTGTGCCGGGCATCCCCGTGGCCCTGGCCCGACCTGATTGGCAGGTTACGCTCCTAGAGGCACGCCGCAAAAAGGTCAGTTTTTTGGAATCCTTGCCCCAACTCTTAGGTCTGACCAATGTGAACGCGGTTTGGAGTCGGGCCGAAGACTATCACCCCCAGGCCAGTTTTGATTTCGCTTTGGTACGAGCGGTGGGGAATATTCAGCAATGTTTGCATTTCGCCCTACCCTTAGTTAAACCTGGGGGCTTAGTCATCCTTTATCGGGGCCAATTTCAAGCGAGTGATAACCATGATCTGGAAAAAGAACTCAGTCATGGGCAGGCAACTTTAGAACAGGTTCTGGCTTGGCAAACCCCCTTGACTGGTGGCACTCGCCATTGCCTGTTGATTCGCCGCCCTGGCCATGCCCCCCGCCCCCATTGA
- the purH gene encoding bifunctional phosphoribosylaminoimidazolecarboxamide formyltransferase/IMP cyclohydrolase: protein MTRLALLSTSDKSGLVDLAQTLVAEFGFQLLSSGGTAATLAAANIPVTKVSDYTQSPEILGGRVKTLHPKIHGGILARRDLEADLADLAAQAMEPIDLVVVNLYPFQATIAKADVSFGDAIENIDIGGPTLIRAAAKNHAHVTVLSNPSQYAAYLQQLRSAGARPTPEFRLQCAQAAFAHTAEYDQAIANYLLTAADSNPDQPLPATFTLSGVIQQTLRYGENPHQAAAWYRTGTTPTGWAAADLLQGKELSYNNLLDLEAARSLVAEFSDQPTAVIVKHTNPCGVATASTLKSAYERAFAADSVSAFGGIVALNRPLDAETSELLTQTFLECVVVPGCEPAAVAQLAHKPKVRVLVAPDLTVGPPLPIRTIAGGFLAQAASEQAPSPDQWEIVTQSQPTPEQWQDLIFAWKVVKHVKSNAIVVAKELQTLGIGAGQMNRVGSVQIALADAAAAAQGAVLASDGFFPFADSVQTAAAAGVKAIVQPGGSLRDQESIQAANELGLVMVFTNRRYFRH from the coding sequence ATGACCCGCCTGGCACTTCTCAGCACCTCCGATAAATCTGGCCTGGTTGATTTGGCTCAAACCCTAGTTGCAGAATTTGGGTTCCAACTCCTCAGCAGTGGTGGGACAGCTGCAACCTTAGCCGCTGCCAATATCCCGGTCACGAAAGTTTCAGACTATACCCAATCTCCAGAAATTCTGGGGGGGCGGGTCAAAACTCTCCATCCGAAAATTCATGGCGGCATTTTAGCTCGGCGAGACTTAGAGGCGGATTTAGCAGACCTAGCTGCCCAGGCCATGGAACCCATTGATTTGGTGGTGGTCAATCTTTATCCCTTTCAGGCCACCATTGCCAAAGCCGATGTCTCCTTTGGGGATGCGATTGAAAATATTGATATTGGTGGGCCAACGTTAATCCGCGCCGCCGCTAAAAATCATGCCCATGTCACGGTTCTCTCCAATCCCAGTCAATACGCTGCCTATCTCCAGCAGTTGCGGTCAGCAGGAGCCAGACCTACTCCAGAATTTCGCTTGCAATGTGCCCAGGCCGCCTTTGCCCACACCGCCGAATATGACCAGGCCATTGCCAATTATCTCCTGACCGCCGCTGACTCGAACCCAGATCAACCGTTGCCGGCGACGTTTACCTTGAGTGGTGTAATTCAGCAAACCCTACGCTATGGTGAAAACCCCCATCAAGCCGCGGCCTGGTATCGGACTGGGACAACTCCTACGGGTTGGGCCGCTGCCGATCTCCTCCAGGGCAAGGAACTCAGCTATAACAATCTCCTAGATTTGGAAGCGGCCCGCTCCTTAGTGGCGGAATTTTCCGATCAACCCACCGCCGTCATTGTTAAGCACACAAATCCCTGTGGGGTTGCCACTGCTTCAACGCTCAAGTCAGCCTATGAGCGCGCCTTTGCCGCCGATAGTGTCTCCGCCTTTGGGGGCATTGTGGCTCTGAATCGCCCCTTGGATGCAGAAACTAGCGAACTATTAACCCAAACCTTTTTAGAATGTGTGGTTGTCCCAGGTTGTGAACCCGCCGCCGTGGCCCAGTTAGCCCATAAGCCCAAAGTCCGAGTTTTAGTGGCTCCAGATTTGACTGTCGGCCCCCCCTTGCCCATTCGCACGATTGCTGGGGGTTTTTTGGCCCAAGCCGCTAGTGAACAAGCCCCCAGCCCAGATCAATGGGAAATTGTCACCCAGTCCCAGCCCACTCCAGAGCAGTGGCAAGATTTAATCTTTGCCTGGAAAGTCGTGAAGCACGTCAAGTCCAATGCCATTGTGGTTGCTAAAGAGTTACAAACCCTCGGCATTGGGGCTGGGCAAATGAATCGGGTTGGTTCGGTGCAAATTGCCTTGGCCGATGCTGCTGCGGCTGCCCAAGGGGCTGTTTTAGCCAGTGATGGCTTTTTCCCCTTTGCAGATTCTGTCCAAACCGCCGCCGCCGCCGGAGTTAAGGCCATTGTTCAACCAGGGGGCAGTTTGCGAGATCAAGAGTCCATCCAAGCGGCTAATGAGCTTGGCCTGGTGATGGTCTTCACGAATCGTCGCTATTTCCGGCATTAG
- a CDS encoding PDGLE domain-containing protein, producing MTPSDPPPKNRLVWLTGLGTALVIAVFISPLASGDPDGLDRVAQDLKFDRQAHENPPARQLPFAQVFDEYALQGVPTGLATPLAGLIGTLITFGLAWGLGKLVIPSQKSPADPPES from the coding sequence ATGACTCCATCTGATCCTCCGCCTAAAAATCGTCTCGTCTGGTTAACCGGCCTGGGGACGGCTTTGGTCATTGCTGTGTTTATTTCTCCCTTGGCCAGTGGAGATCCCGATGGCTTAGATCGGGTGGCCCAGGATTTGAAGTTTGATCGCCAGGCCCATGAAAACCCGCCCGCCCGTCAGTTACCCTTTGCCCAAGTCTTTGATGAATATGCCCTACAGGGTGTCCCCACAGGCCTAGCAACGCCCTTAGCCGGTTTAATTGGGACTCTTATTACCTTTGGCTTGGCTTGGGGCCTGGGAAAACTGGTGATTCCGAGTCAAAAATCTCCCGCTGACCCTCCTGAAAGCTAA
- the hisH gene encoding imidazole glycerol phosphate synthase subunit HisH: MKTVAVIDYDMGNLHSVCKGLEFAGVEPIVTDQAKDILDAAAVVLPGVGAFDPAMAHLHKRNLGELLPQVIAQGKPFLGICLGLQILFEKSEEGQSPGLGIFAGTVNRFQAEPDLTIPHMGWNQLHLSQPQHPLWQGLEPEPWLYFVHSFYVAPTHPDLTAATVTHGQQTVTAAIAQDNLMAVQFHPEKSATTGLTILKNFASLF; encoded by the coding sequence ATGAAAACAGTGGCCGTGATTGATTACGACATGGGCAATTTACACTCGGTTTGTAAGGGACTGGAGTTTGCCGGAGTGGAGCCAATCGTCACGGATCAGGCCAAGGATATTCTGGATGCCGCAGCGGTCGTGTTACCCGGGGTGGGGGCCTTTGATCCAGCCATGGCCCATCTCCACAAGCGAAACTTAGGCGAACTCCTGCCCCAAGTGATTGCCCAAGGAAAGCCATTTTTAGGCATTTGCCTCGGCTTGCAGATTTTATTTGAAAAAAGCGAGGAAGGACAGTCCCCCGGCCTGGGTATTTTTGCCGGCACCGTCAATCGCTTCCAGGCCGAACCCGACTTAACCATTCCCCACATGGGCTGGAACCAACTTCACCTCAGTCAACCCCAACACCCCCTTTGGCAGGGCTTGGAACCAGAACCTTGGCTCTATTTTGTCCACTCCTTTTATGTTGCGCCTACCCATCCTGACCTGACTGCCGCCACTGTCACCCATGGCCAACAGACCGTCACTGCCGCCATTGCCCAAGATAACCTGATGGCCGTTCAGTTCCACCCGGAGAAATCCGCAACCACTGGCTTAACCATTCTCAAAAACTTTGCCAGCCTCTTCTAA